Proteins encoded together in one Hevea brasiliensis isolate MT/VB/25A 57/8 chromosome 16, ASM3005281v1, whole genome shotgun sequence window:
- the LOC110637862 gene encoding protein SWEETIE isoform X2, with translation MGITLSWVSFLQAIRHKHLHPDSELQNYAVQIMEMLHVDASVDAHALACILYILRVGVTDQMTEPTQRGFLVFLGKQLESADGSPSMKIAALRTLSYTLKTLGEVPSEFKEVIDDTVVAAVSHSSQLVRIEAALTLRVLAEVDPTCVGGLISYGVTTLSALRENVSFEKGSNLKVELDSLHGQATVVAALVSVSPKLPLGYPARLPRSVLEVSKKMLTEPSRNPMAGTVEKEAGWLLLSSLLSSMPKEELEDQVFDILSLWAPLFGGNPEQDIKQIGDLTSRISVWSSAVHALTAFIKCFISPSAVNNGVLLQPVMVYLNSALSYILLLQSKELANIKPAFDIFMIRTLIAYQSIPDPMAYKSDHPRIIQLCTVPYRDASRCEESSCLRLLLDKRDAWLGPWIPGRDWFEDELRAFQGGKDGLMPCVWENEPSSFPQPETIKKTLVNQMLLCFGVMFASQDSGGMLQLLGMVEQCIKAGKKQTWHAASVTNICVGLLAGLKALIALRPQPLGSEILNPAQAIFQSILAEGDVCASQRRASSEGLGLLARLGNDAFTARMTRLLLGDLTGATDSNYAGSLSFALGCIHRSAGGMALSSLVPATVSSISSLAKSTTTGLQIWSLHGLLLTIEAAGFSYVSHVQATLGLAMDILFSEENGLVDLQQGVGRLINAIVAVLGPELAPGSIFFSRCKSVIAEISSWQETATLLESVRFTQQLVLFAPQAVSVHSHVQTLLWTLSSRQPTLRHLAVSTLRHLIEKDPVSVIDEQIEDNLFRMLDEETDSEIGNLVRATIMRLLFASCPSRPSHWILICRKMVLSTLARQLTEDNSDTGNYNLNGPDSDSQLNFGEDDENMVSGSKGTPVQGYAYEASNVNPSRDKHLRYRTRVFAAECLSHLPTAVGNNPTHFDLSLARKRPTEVISGDWLVLHVQELISLAYQISTIQFENMRPIGVGLLTTIVDTFETIPDPELPGHLLLEQYQAQLVSAVRTSLDTSSGPILLEAGLQLATKIMTSGILGGDQVAVKRIFSLISRPLNEFNDVYYPSFAEWVSCKIKIRLLAAHASLKCYTFAFLRRHHSGVPDEYLALLPLFSKSSNILGKYWIGVLKDYSYICLHLNLKKNWKPFLDGIQSPLVSSRLIPSLEEAWPVILQALALDAVPSNVDGGFRTAIENTSQNSLISNYSMVELELEEYQFLWSFALLVLFQQHHPAINRQVICLNTADVRYGGDSTIEETNSTTLKLYEIVLPVFQFLSSERFFTAEFLTADICQELLQVFSYSIYMDNYWNSLAISVLSQIVQNCPDEFLEAENSGYLVVELLLAYIFNVLESTDESGHPNWEDLASPLFITAKTIVRRFEQKVGYIYQKKLKSVALAFLLVGYKCMREASTELCFSAVNDFVRCTNPLLKEFVDDSEHGDDGSPHLRAILGTCLNLIADLTKDCIKGIHFVENKRSESRKLLQLKLSFSLEQTISLAKVACQMKCLGETKSRSPFCFTVFKYCSKYFQAVLSDSNLQVQAIGLQVLKTTLQRSTDKEDITFLIFFCGELVTDILTMMQTKLKKPASKESVVIAGEGLRFLALLQTVSKASECQRGFMTLLLNAIVMVFLALDDNSSQEVIDLRSTAVRLVSHLAQVSSSAVHFKDVLLSMPPAHRQQLQGVIRASVAQDYNAMLMKPTTPLEIKLPVPKDSRPLAVSSFPADEIKEKNSPPSAASTSSDKDSVDEGQDDEDDWDAFQSFPASTDTAGNDSKVESVAEESGVAKTFVSEIKSGIDDIQEFSTSQPINKDDMDVTEHQEAGEMEVISDSSGDENKMEGNHDVSAQLNDQPKREEKLVRSQEGEGGAESSQGNMKISSDLQSVADAEGLIQVNVGEEYEQLKGSQGNDIDLLVSSGDLQPVEERGSVEVSLAEGHNKNDIPATSDSLPPEKPFDRESQ, from the exons ATGGGCATAACCTTATCTTGGGTATCCTTTTTACAG GCTATTCGTCATAAGCATCTACATCCAGATAGTGAGCTTCAAAACTATGCTGTGCAGATTATGGAAATGCTTCATGTAGATGCTTCTGTTGATGCCCATGCACTG GCATGCATTCTTTATATATTGCGCGTTGGTGTAACTGATCAGATGACTGAACCTACTCAAAGGGGCTTTCTGGTGTTCCTTGGAAAGCAG CTTGAGTCTGCAGATGGCAGTCCTTCCATGAAAATTGCTGCTTTACGAACTTTGTCATACACATTGAAAACGTTGGGTGAG GTTCCATCAGAATTCAAGGAAGTAATTGACGACACAGTTGTTGCTGCTGTTTCTCATTCTTCACAACTT GTACGCATTGAGGCTGCTTTAACATTGCGTGTATTGGCTGAGGTTGATCCTACATGTGTTGGTGGTTTGATTTCCTACGGAGTAACCACACTAAGTGCTTTGAGAGAAAATGTTTCTTTTGAAAAG GGGAGCAATTTGAAAGTTGAGCTTGATTCTTTGCATGGACAAGCTACAGTCGTGGCAGCTTTGGTGTCCGTTTCACCCAAATTACCTCTTGGTTATCCAGCTAG ATTGCCTAGATCAGTGCTTGAAGTTTCAAAGAAAATGTTAACAGAACCTAGTCGCAACCCTATGGCTGGAACAGTTGAAAAAGAAGCTGGATGGCTACTTCTATCGTCTTTATTATCTTCTATGCCAAAGGAG GAGCTTGAAGACCAGGTCTTTGATATTCTTTCATTGTGGGCTCCACTCTTTGGTGGAAATCCAGAACAAGATATTAAGCAAATTGGGGATTTGACATCAAGAATTAG CGTGTGGTCTTCTGCTGTTCATGCACTTACAGCATTTATAAAATGCTTTATTTCTCCTAGTGCTGTGAACAATGGAGTCCTACTTCAACCAGTAATGGTATATCTGAATAG TGCGCTGTCCTATATACTACTGCTGCAAAGCAAAGAACTAGCAAACATTAAGCCAGCATTTGACATATTCATGATCAGAACATTAATTGCTTATCAATCAATTCCTGATCCAATGGCATACAAAAGCGACCATCCCCGGATTATCCAATTATGTACAGTTCCATATAG GGATGCTTCTAGATGTGAGGAAAGCTCATGCTTGAGGTTGCTGCTTGACAAAAGAGACGCATGGTTGGGTCCTTGGATTCCTGGAAG AGATTGGTTTGAAGATGAACTTCGTGCTTTTCAAGGCGGGAAAGATGGCCTTATGCCTTGTGTGTGGGAGAATGAACCCTCAAGTTTTCCTCAG CCTGAAACAATAAAAAAGACATTGGTGAACCAGATGCTCCTCTGCTTTGGAGTCATGTTTGCTTCTCAG GATAGTGGTGGGATGCTGCAACTTCTTGGAATGGTTGAGCAGTGTATAAAAGCTGGAAAAAAGCAAACATGGCATGCAGCCAGTGTTACAAATATATGCGTGGGATTGCTTGCGGGGTTAAAG GCTTTGATAGCTTTACGTCCTCAACCTTTAGGATCTGAGATATTAAATCCAGCACAAGCTATATTTCAG aGCATTTTGGCAGAGGGAGATGTTTGTGCTTCCCAACGTAGAGCATCATCGGAAGGTCTTGGTCTTCTAGCTCGCCTCGGAAATGATGCTTTTACAGCCAGAATG ACAAGATTGCTTCTTGGTGACCTTACTGGGGCGACAGATTCGAACTACGCTGGATCACTATCTTTTGCACTTGGATGCATTCATCGCAG TGCAGGAGGAATGGCATTGTCAAGTTTAGTGCCCGCAACTGTGAGCTCAATATCATCACTGGCTAAAAGTACCACCACTGGTTTACAGATCTGGTCCCTGCATGGACTTCTTTTGACTATTGAAGCTGCTGGTTTCTCGTATGTATCTCATGTTCAG GCAACACTTGGCCTGGCTATGGACATTCTTTTTTCTGAAGAGAATGGATTGGTTGACCTTCAGCAAGGAGTTGGCCGTCTTATAAATGCTATTGTTGCTGTACTTGGTCCTGAACTTGCCCCTGGCAGCATTTTCTTTTCACGCTGCAAG TCTGTCATTGCAGAGATAAGCTCCTGGCAAGAAACTGCAACATTGCTCGA GAGTGTCCGTTTTACTCAACAACTTGTTCTTTTTGCCCCACAAGCTGTTTCTGTGCATTCTCATGTGCAAACTCTCCTCTGGACTCTGTCCTCAAGACAG CCAACTTTACGGCACCTTGCTGTCTCCACCCTACGACATCTAATTGAAAAGGATCCG GTCTCCGTTATTGATGAGCAAATAGAAGATAACTTGTTTCGCATGCTAGATGAGGAAACTGATTCTGA GATTGGTAATCTGGTACGTGCCACAATTATGCGTTTGCTGTTTGCATCATGCCCTTCTCGTCCATCTCACTGGATATTGATATGTCGTAAAATG GTTCTCTCTACATTAGCAAGACAACTTACTGAAGACAATAGTGACACAGGAAATTATAATCTTAATGGTCCAGACAGTGACTCACAATTAAACTTTGGAGAAGATGATGAAAATATGGTCTCTGGATCTAAGGGCACACCAGTGCAAGGTTATGCATATGAAGCTTCCAACGTTAACCCTAGTAGAGATAAGCACCTCAGATACCGAACAAGAGTTTTTGCTGCTGA GTGCTTGAGTCATCTGCCTACAGCTGTGGGAAACAATCCAACTCATTTTGACCTCTCTTTGGCAAGAAAAAGACCAACTGAAGTTATATCTGGAGATTGGTTGGTCCTCCATGTGCAAGAGCTGATTTCATTGGCTTATCAG ATAAGCACAATTCAGTTCGAAAACATGCGACCAATTGGTGTGGGACTTCTTACTACCATTGTGGATACG TTTGAAACAATACCTGACCCAGAGCTTCCAGGACACCTTCTTCTGGAACAGTACCAG GCCCAGCTAGTATCTGCTGTCCGCACTTCCTTGGATACTTCTTCTGGCCCTATTCTTCTGGAGGCAGGTCTGCAGTTGGCTACTAAG ATAATGACAAGTGGAATACTGGGTGGTGATCAAGTTGCTGTCAAAcgaatattttcattaatttctcgGCCACTGAATGAGTTTAATGATGTTTATTATCCTTCATTTGCAGAATGGGTCTCGTGCAAG ATCAAAATAAGACTTTTGGCTGCTCATGCCTCTCTCAAATGTTACACATTTGCATTCTTGAGGAGACATCATAGTGGGGTTCCAGATGAGTATCTTGCACTATTACCATTGTTCTCAAAGAGTTCAAATATTCTGGGGAAGTACTGGATTGGTGTTCTGAAGGACTACAGTTACATTTGCTTGCACTTGAACCTCAAGAAAAAT TGGAAACCATTCCTTGATGGAATTCAATCACCTCTAGTTTCATCAAGATTGATTCCTAGTTTAGAAGAAGCATGGCCAGTAATTTTACAAGCACTTGCTTTGGATGCTGTTCCTTCAAATGTGGATGGAGGTTTTAGGACAGCTATTGAAAATACTTCACAAAATAGTTTAATATCTAATTATAGCATGGTTGAATTGGAATTGGAGGAATATCAATTTCTATGGAGCTTTGCTTTGCTTGTTCTATTTCAGCAACACCATCCAGCAATTAATAGACAAGTAATATGTCTAAACACGGCTGATGTTCGATATGGTGGAGATTCAACAATTGAAGAAACAAATTCCACAACGTTGAAGTTATATGAAATTGTGCTGCCCGTTTTCCAGTTTTTATCATCAGAAAGATTTTTCACTGCTGAGTTTCTTACTGCAGATATTTGTCAAGAGTTGCTGCAG GTTTTCTCATACTCCATTTACATGGATAATTATTGGAATAGTCTGGCCATTTCAGTTCTATCACAG ATTGTGCAGAATTGCCCTGATGAATTTCTTGAAGCAGAAAATTCTGGTTATCTGGTTGTAGAACTTCTTTTGGCTTATATCTTCAATGTTTTAGAGAG CACTGATGAATCTGGTCACCCTAACTGGGAGGACTTGGCATCTCCACTATTTATCACGGCAAAGACAATTGTGAGGCGTTTTGAGCAAAAGGTGGGTTACATTTATCAG AAGAAATTAAAATCTGTAGCACTGGCCTTTCTATTAGTTGGCTACAAGTGCATGCGAGAAGCTTCAACTGAATTATGCTTTTCAGCAGTTAATGATTTTGTCAGATGCACCAACCCCTTGTTGAAGGAATTTGTTGACG ATTCTGAGCATGGTGATGATGGAAGTCCCCATCTGAGAGCAATCCTTGGAACTTGCCTGAATTTGATTGCTGATTTGACCAAGGATTGCATCAAGGGCATACATTTTGTGGAGAATAAAAGATCTGAGTCACGCAAGCTATTGCAATTAAAGCTTTCTTTCTCGCTTGAACAAACAATTTCATTGGCGAAGGTAGCTTGTCAAATGAAATGTCTCGGAGAAACCAAAAGCAGAAGCCCTTTCTGTTTTACTGTTTTCAAGTACTGCAGTAAATATTTCCAAGCTGTACTGAGCGACTCAAATCTACAG GTTCAAGCAATTGGATTGCAAGTTCTGAAAACCACATTACAGAGGAGCACCGACAAGGAAGACATTACTTTCCTCATATTCTTTTGTGGAGAGCTTGTTACAGATATCTTAACCATGATGCAGACAAAGTTGAAG AAACCTGCTAGTAAAGAATCTGTAGTTATTGCTGGCGAGGGCTTGAGATTCCTAGCACTTCTACAAACAGTTTCAAAGGCTAGTGAATGTCAGAGAGGTTTTATGACTCTGCTTCTCAATGCCATTGTCATGGTCTTCTTGGCATTGGATGATAACTCTTCACAG GAAGTCATTGATTTAAGAAGCACTGCTGTAAGGCTTGTTTCTCATCTTGCTCAAGTTTCTTCCTCAGCTGTTCACTTCAAGGATGTCTTGTTATCAATGCCTCCAGCACATAGGCAACAGCTTCAG GGGGTTATTCGTGCATCTGTAGCACAAGATTACAATGCAATGCTGATGAAACCTACAACACCTTTAGAAATAAAGTTACCAGTGCCAAAAGATTCCAGACCATTGGCTGTATCATCATTTCCCGCAGATgagattaaagaaaaaaattctCCCCCATCAGCAGCTTCTACTAGTTCTGACAAGGATAGTGTGGATGAGGGACAAGATGATGAAGATGACTGGGATGCTTTCCAGTCTTTCCCTGCCTCTACAGATACAGCTGGAAATGATTCAAAAGTTGAGAGTGTTGCAGAAGAATCCGGAGTGGCCAAAACTTTTGTTTCGGAAATCAAATCTGGAATTGATGACATTCAGGAGTTTTCTACATCACAGCCTATAAACAAAGATGATATGGACGTAACAGAGCATCAAGAAGCTGGTGAAATGGAAGTAATTTCTGATAGCTCGGGAGACGAAAATAAGATGGAAGGAAACCATGATGTCTCTGCACAACTAAATGATCAACCTAAAAGAGAAGAGAAACTGGTGCGAAGCCAAGAGGGTGAAGGAGGAGCAGAATCAAGCCAAGGAAATATGAAGATCTCATCTGATCTTCAATCTGTTGCAGATGCAGAAGGATTGATTCAAGTGAATGTAGGGGAGGAGTATGAACAGTTAAAGGGGAGCCAAGGAAATGATATTGATCTTCTAGTATCATCCGGTGATCTTCAACCAGTTGAAGAAAGAGGATCAGTTGAAGTCAGTCTAGCTGAGGGCCATAATAAAAATGATATTCCAGCAACATCTGACAGTTTGCCTCCTGAAAAACCTTTTGATAGAGAAAGCCAATGA